The Streptomyces sp. NBC_01463 DNA window GCAGCCCGCCGCGGTCAGTTCGGCGATCTGCTGGAGGGTGGCGTTGATGTCGGAGGTCAGGGTGGTGGTCATCGACTGCACCGATACGGGTGCGTCGCCGCCCACCGGGACCTTCCCGACCATGATCTGCCGGGAGCGGCGGCGGGTGGCGAGGGGCTGGGGCGGCAGTGAGGGCAGGCCGAGGGCGACCGTCATGAGTGCGAACTCCGTTCCGTGAGGTGCGGTGCGTCGGCCGGAAGCCGTCGGCAGGCCTTCTCCACCGCGGCGGCGAGCTGTTCGGCCGTGAGTCCCGACTCCTCCAGGACCTCCTGGCGTGTTCCGTGGTTCAGGAAGCGGGCCGGCGTTCCGAAGTCCCGCAGCGGTACGTCCACGTCGGCGTCGCGCAGCGCCTGGGCGATGGCGGAACCGACTCCCCCGGCCCTGCTGCCGTCCTCGACCGTGGCCACCAGCCGGTGCTCGGCGGCGAGGGACACCAGGGAGCTGTCGACCGGTTTGACCCAGCGCGGGTCGGCCACGGTCACGGTGAGGCCCACCTCGGTGAGCAGCCCGGCCGCCGCGAGGCAGAGAGGCGCCATGGCACCGACCGCGACGAGCAGGACGTCGTGGAGGCGCGCTGCGGACTCACCGGAGTCGGTGGAGTCGGTGCGTGCGGCGGCCGGTTCGGCCAGGATGTCCGTCCCGCCGCGCCGCCCGACCGCCGGAATGTCCGCCGGTACCGCGCCCTTGGGGAAGCGGACCACGGTCGGCGCGTCCGCGACGTCGAGCGCCTCCCGCAGTTCGGCACGGAGTGTCGCGGCGTCGCGCGGCGCCGCGATCCGCAGCCCCGGCACCACCTGGAGCACGGCAAGATCCCATACGCCGTTGTGGGACGGTCCGTCGTCGCCGGTGACGCCGGCCCGGTCCAGGGCGATCGTGACGCCCGCGCCGTGCAGCGCCGCGTCCAGGAGCAGTTGGTCGAAGGCCCGGTTCAGGAACGTGGCGTACACGGCGACCACCGGGTGCTTCCCGCCCATGGCGAGGCCCACGGCCGAGGTGACGGCGTGCTGTTCGGCGATACCGACGTCGAAGACCCGGTCCGGGTGTGCCGCGGCGAACCGGTCGAGGCCGGTCGGCCTGAGCATCGCGGCGGTGATCGCCACGATCTCCTCGCGCTCCTCGCCCGCCCGGGCCAGTTCCTCGCCGAACACCGAGGTCCACGACACCTTGGCCGGGGCGGGCAGCGGCCGGCCGGTCTTCGGGTCGTGCACGCCGATGCCGTGGAAGCGGTCCGCCTCGTCGCTCTCGGCCGGGGCGTATCCGGCGCCCTTGCGCGTCACGACGTGCACCAGGACGGGGCCCTGGTACCTGCGGGCGTTGCGCAGCGCACGCCGTACCGCCGCCAGGTCGTGCCCGTCGACGGGGCCGAGGTACTTCAGGCCGAGTCCGGTGAACAGCGACTGCGGTGTGGTGAAGTCCTTCAGCCCGGCCTTCGCGCCGTGCAGCCCGCGGTAGGCGAGGTCGCCGATGGCGGGGATGCCGCGCAGGATCCGGCCGCCCTGTTCGAGGATGTTGTCGTACGTCGAGGCCGTGCGCAGCACGTCGAGGTGCTCGGCGAGACCGCCGACGGTCGGGGCGTAGGAGCGGCCGTTGTCGTTGACGACGACGACCACGTTCGGCCGGTTGCCCGCGGCGACGCTGTTGAGCGCCTCCCAGGCCATGCCGCCGGTCAGGGCCCCGTCGCCGATCACCGCCACGGCCTGGCGGTCGGATTCGCCGTTCAGCATGTGGGCCTTGCTCAGGCCGTCCGCGTAGCTGACCGCCGTGGAGGCGTGGGAGTTCTCCACCAGGTCGTGCGGCGACTCCTCGCGGGCCGGGTAGCCGGACAGCCCGCCGCGGCGACGCAGCCGGTCGAAGCCGCCCGCGCGTCCGGTCAGGATCTTGTGGACGTAGGTCTGATGGCCGGTGTCGAAGACGATGCGGTCATGGGGCGAGTCGAACTCGCAGTGCAGGGCGATGGTCAGCTCGACGACGCCGAGGTTGGGGCCGAGGTGGCCGCCGGTGCTGCTCACCGACTCGATGAGAAGTTCGCGTATCTCCGCGCCGAGACGGCGCAGGGCGTTCGGGGACAGCGCTCGAAGGTCGTGCGGACCGTGGATGTTCTCCAGGACAGTCATGGGGTTCCTTCCGCTCCTTCCGCCGGGCGGAACTGCGCCGGCCGCGGCGCGTAGAGGCATTGCAGGTCCTCGGCCGGGTCGTTGGCGAATGGCCGTCCCGCCGGGCGGGACGGTCCGATGACGGGTCCGCGCGGCGCTGCCTAATGTGTGCCGCGTCCCGATCCGATGCGAGCACGAGACAGGAGGCGGTTTCCGTGACGAAGGACGTGGCGAACGACGAGACGAAGGACGTGACGGCGCGGACGGCGGCCGGTTCCGCCGCCGCGCCGCTGGTGGTGACCGGTACGGTCGCGTCGTCGCACCCCGATGTGCGGCCGGGTGACGTGCTGGTGGCCACCGAGTTCTCCGCGGCGACCTGTGCGTCCGCCCCGCTGCTCACCGGTGAGCTGCGCAGGGCCGGCCGCAGGGTGCGGGCCGGAACACTCGCGGACCTCGGTGTCCCGCTGGACGAGCCGGTGGTGGCGGCGGCGCTCCGTGCCGCGCGGCCCGACCGGCCGACCGCGGTGGTCCTGACGGCGGGGTCCGCCGACGGGAACGCCGATGACGACGCGGATCCCGACGGAGCGGTCGGCCGCGCGATCGGGGCCTGGCGCGCGGCGCTCGGCCCGCGTGCCGTCCTGCTGGCCGAGCCGCGGTCGTTCTGCGCCGGGGTCGACCGGGCCATCGAGATCGTGGAGCGACTGCTCGACCGCGGTCCGCACCCCGTGTACGTACGCAAGGAGATCGTGCACAACACCCATGTGGTGCGGGATCTCGCGGCCCGGGGCGCGGTGTTCGTGGAGGAGCTCGACGAGGTGCCGCAGGGCGCCACGGTCGTCTTCTCCGCGCACGGTGTCTCGCCCGCGGTGCGCCGGGACGCGGAGCTGCGCGGCCTCGATGTCTACGACGCCACCTGCCCGTTGGTCTCCAAGGTGCACGCGGAGGTCCGCCGGTACGCCGCCCGCGGCGACCGGATCTACCTCATCGGGCACGCGGGGCACGAGGAGAGCGAAGGCACCATCGGCGAGGCGCCCGAGCAGACCGTGCTGGTGCAGACCGCCGACGATGTGGCGGCGCTCCCCGACGACGAGGGGAACGCCTCCTACGTCATGCAGACCACCCTGGGAGCCGATGAGGCGGACTCGGTCGCCGCCGCGCTCCACGACCGCTTCCCCGGCATCCGGGGTCCGGGTTCCGACGACATCTGCTACGCCACGACCAACCGTCAGAACGCCGTGCGCGAAGTGGCCGCCCAGGCCGACCTCGTCCTGGTGGTCGGCTCCGCGAACTCCTCCAACTCGGTTCGTCTGGTGGAACGTTCGGAGGCGGAGGGCACGAAGGCGCGGCTGGTCGAGGACCTCGGCGATGTACCGCTCGGCCTCCTCGCGGGCGCCGGCACCGTCGGCGTCACGGCGGGCGCGTCCGCCGCGCCCGCCCTGGTCGAGGAGATCGTCGAGGGCCTGCGGGCCCTGGGTCCGGTCCGTACCCAGGAGGTTCGGGTCGCGACGGAGACGGTCACCTTCGGTCTGCCCAGCGGTCTCGGCGAGTCCACGGCCTGACGCACCCGCCCTGCCTCGCCCCACCACTCCCCCGTACGGAATACAAGCACTTGGGAAAGAGAGTCACCGCATGACGGAGCCAGCGCTGCACCCCCCGGTCCACGAGATATTCGACCCGGGCTCGGCCGAGTACCGCAAGTGCCCCTATGCCGCCTACGAGGTGGGGCGCCGTGACATGCCCGTCGCACACCACGAGGGCTTCGACGAGTGGATCGTCACCGGGCGCGAAGAGCTGGACGCCGTGCTGCGCGATCCCGGCCGCTTCACCAGCAGGCACAACCTGGAGGGGTCGTACCCCTTCAGCCCCGAGAGCCAGAAGGTCCTGGACGGTTCGCTGTTCTTCCAGAACGCCATCTACAACGTCGAGCCGCCCGCCCACACCCGTTTCCGCAATCTGATCAGCGAGTACTTCACGCCGCGCAGCCTGCGGCGGCTGGAGCCGAGCATCCGGGAGATCTCCCGGCGGCTGGCCGGCGAGCTCGCCGGCGCCGGCCACGGTGACCTGCTCCAGCAGCTGGCGTATCCGCTGCCGTACACGGTGATCTGCGATCTGATCGGCATCCCCGCCGAGGACCGGGACACCGTCAAGCTGTGGAACGACACCTGGCTGGGCCTCCAGGTCGTGCCGATGGAGCCGGAGCAGCAGTTGCAGGCGGCGCAGACCGTGCCCGTCTACGAGGCG harbors:
- the ispH gene encoding 4-hydroxy-3-methylbut-2-enyl diphosphate reductase — encoded protein: MTKDVANDETKDVTARTAAGSAAAPLVVTGTVASSHPDVRPGDVLVATEFSAATCASAPLLTGELRRAGRRVRAGTLADLGVPLDEPVVAAALRAARPDRPTAVVLTAGSADGNADDDADPDGAVGRAIGAWRAALGPRAVLLAEPRSFCAGVDRAIEIVERLLDRGPHPVYVRKEIVHNTHVVRDLAARGAVFVEELDEVPQGATVVFSAHGVSPAVRRDAELRGLDVYDATCPLVSKVHAEVRRYAARGDRIYLIGHAGHEESEGTIGEAPEQTVLVQTADDVAALPDDEGNASYVMQTTLGADEADSVAAALHDRFPGIRGPGSDDICYATTNRQNAVREVAAQADLVLVVGSANSSNSVRLVERSEAEGTKARLVEDLGDVPLGLLAGAGTVGVTAGASAAPALVEEIVEGLRALGPVRTQEVRVATETVTFGLPSGLGESTA
- the dxs gene encoding 1-deoxy-D-xylulose-5-phosphate synthase — encoded protein: MTVLENIHGPHDLRALSPNALRRLGAEIRELLIESVSSTGGHLGPNLGVVELTIALHCEFDSPHDRIVFDTGHQTYVHKILTGRAGGFDRLRRRGGLSGYPAREESPHDLVENSHASTAVSYADGLSKAHMLNGESDRQAVAVIGDGALTGGMAWEALNSVAAGNRPNVVVVVNDNGRSYAPTVGGLAEHLDVLRTASTYDNILEQGGRILRGIPAIGDLAYRGLHGAKAGLKDFTTPQSLFTGLGLKYLGPVDGHDLAAVRRALRNARRYQGPVLVHVVTRKGAGYAPAESDEADRFHGIGVHDPKTGRPLPAPAKVSWTSVFGEELARAGEEREEIVAITAAMLRPTGLDRFAAAHPDRVFDVGIAEQHAVTSAVGLAMGGKHPVVAVYATFLNRAFDQLLLDAALHGAGVTIALDRAGVTGDDGPSHNGVWDLAVLQVVPGLRIAAPRDAATLRAELREALDVADAPTVVRFPKGAVPADIPAVGRRGGTDILAEPAAARTDSTDSGESAARLHDVLLVAVGAMAPLCLAAAGLLTEVGLTVTVADPRWVKPVDSSLVSLAAEHRLVATVEDGSRAGGVGSAIAQALRDADVDVPLRDFGTPARFLNHGTRQEVLEESGLTAEQLAAAVEKACRRLPADAPHLTERSSHS